Sequence from the Hylaeus volcanicus isolate JK05 chromosome 1, UHH_iyHylVolc1.0_haploid, whole genome shotgun sequence genome:
TCCTGCGATTATCTCACTAGTGGGTGGCATCGTTTTCAATAGTTAGCGAATCACTGTGAAGAATCGATgttatgatttatttgttgGTACGGGTTGCGGCTATGTTATAGAACAAACTTTGTTTAATTCGAGATTGGAGCTACCAAAGACAATGCATATCTGACTGTTGAACGCAGTAATATGGCTTTGAAATTAGAGAGACAAGGGGCAAAATCAATTAAACCATCTATGAGCTCTAATCTTCAGATCGCATGCTAATATGTCGAGATTctaccaaattaattttatgtaaagtCCGTCCATAAATAGTGACATAGTTATTCcttgttattttcaaatttttcctGATACATATCcattgtttaaagtattttaaatcgaGTTTCTCACAAGATAATATAttcgtcttaattatataatgcctctgataaccaataataatgatataatcaatgataatcaataataatgatattatcaataatattGATAACGATTGACAGCATGATCACCCCGAagtatcaaagtaaatgcatCGCAAGTTCGTATTTTACtaattatcattgaaaattgtaataaaaattttaaaaatgaacttgaTACAGATGGATTCATTAGTCTtcctattttataataattgttattgaaaattgtaataaaaatttgtaaaagaaactCGATATAGATGGATTAGGTTGgctttattaatagttttattgTGTAGTATTTATCCAGTTGCTGTCTAAGAGgaaatttaacatattttccaTTCAATGTATACTTCTTATGTCAATTTAATACTTTCCAATTATCATTTGTCACTCTTCTTGCAACGtttgatatacatattgtCGTACGTAAGTTATCGGACACTTGCGTGTTTGgcttggaaaatgaaaattaatcattgAGACCGTTACGACTATGTTTTCATCGGTTTTCATTGGGATCTTTTTATATGgccatttattaataacacgTGTTTTACACGTAATACGTAATTTTTCAAGGTTTATGATACGTGAAcgtaatgttttctaatttcgaAACGACCTTATCACCTTGTTGTGtcatatttacttatttcaaGTTAGATCGACACGTGTGGTGTCGTTGACATTGTTGAATCATCGCTCAAACAATGTGTCATTGCTGGGAAAGAATGAACAAACGGATGAGAAAGGAATCAATCCAATCATTTGATCAATGATCAatcaattgataaatgaaTGTTTAGACTACACACTGAGTAAActgtaatttcaaataattataatttcaataattgcaTGAAACTAAACCTTACATTTTTCGACGAACagtgaaaatttaaacgaatgaagaacgtttaaaaaatgtttcaatatatGAGAGAAACAATACCTTAATATTAGAGCtactcattttatttttaatatttaaaagaaagattttaCTATTTCAACTAttgtattaaagaaattaaatcgtttAATGTTCGTGTGCATATATGTTTGTATACATGCGTTTAGTGATGTTTGTTAACAGAATTACATCTATACatctaaataaattgtaatgacTCTTCTAATTTTATCTAATTCGACTTTGAGTAAAATTCGTCAATAAATAGTGACATAGTCATTCCttgtcattttcaaattttttctgGTACAGATCCATTGTTTGAAGTATTTTAGAGCAATTTTACGGAATTTTTCACCTGAAACCTTTTTTTATCTTCTCTAATAaacacaatatttaatttaatcttcaTCCTCTGCTCTTTGCATCCCTTTTATAATATCTGCGTGATGATTCCACTATACTAAAGCTACCATCATTTTGTGCAgtaatgtaaaaaagaaaataagcatagaaaagaaaaggatagATGACAAAATAAGAGATTCTTACCTTAAATGCAAGATCGACAACGAGTTGGtgtaaaggaaacaaaatggtAGTCGTCCACTGTCATGGAATTGTCAACAGTCGCCTCTGACACGCGAATAATGACAATGATCTGTCGTAAAAATCAAAGCATTTAAACAATAGTACCTCAAAATTCccctgtaaaaaaaaagaatgcaaCTCTTTCTAATAGCAACTGAACTCGTTTTCACGGAACTACTGCATAAAAAGGCCACACACATACGTatagaaatgtttacataaatgcTTATTGTTGTTACTCTTGCAAATGGCTCTGTCTAGTTATGTAAGTGTGTTTAACAGTGTCATACATGGgttgttgaaatttattcatcgCGTTGCAAGAGTCCGGCTTCTACGATAATTTACTTTGTATGTATGGATGTTTCTAGTTGTTAGGCTCATGGACATAAGTTTcgtaacaatttctttttatggaAAAGTACGAAAGGCAATTATTTTCCGCCATTGACGCCATTCTTCGCGAATGGGATTGCAGTTGCTTCCCCATTACAAGTGCTTCATGATTTCTACTTGTCACACTTTTTCAACTTTGTACAgattataatgttaaaaatatattataacccaagatatatatatatatttaattaattctgcaAACAACTTCCAAGGGattagtttgatatttcaggttgaTGGTGCTGCCAACCGccatcaatattgttattggttatcagagacattatataataaagatgcatacgtcatcttgtgaaaaaaactaaaattatttggtaaaataataCCATTCGAACCtcgatatattagcatgtGATCGGAAAATTTCACGGGCCCATAGATGGTTAAACAACAAACAATAAGTGCTAATAATTGTGGATAGATATTCCTCacaaaagtttattattttgaaataaataataaatcaataacatttcagtttaatttctaaataaaatccaTGATTTACTTCAAGTGATAATAAGATTCTACGAGTTTTGAATATACTGCGGTCAACAAACCACGAGCGTGCTACGCGTTGTTTACAATAATACGTTGGCTGCCAAACTATTCCTGGAaatttacagtcagtgtaatttTGCACATCTCTtctccaaaattaatttatttaattccttagtAGAAAGTACTGTCACCTAGTCCAGGCTGATGATATTCATTCTTGGCAGGTTTGATGTCcccaaataaatgattcattataaatatgtacataaatagtctgcatacatgtatatatttataataaaaaatgtatttggaaaCTTCAAAcctatcaattaatttagacaaatgtcttcaatagaaataaagactacgaatacttatgggattgactgtaagTCTGTTAAGGAATACGAAATCCATTCGACAAAATAAAGGCTTCGTTATAATTTTggtataattgaattttaattcgcaTTATTCacaatgtacaataatatcatttatatttccaaTCCTCCTTAATCATGTCAGCACCCTTTTCAGCGATCATAATCGTCGGGGCATTCGTATTTCCAGATACTACTTTTGGCATAATCGATGCGTCGATCACTCGTAGTCCATCGATCCCATGAACCTTTAACCTAGAATCGACCACAGCCATGGAGTCACTCGCAGGGCCCATTTTGCACGTCCCAGATGGATGATAGATCGTCATCGTGTAATGCCTAGCGAAACATCGCCAATAATCGTCcgataaatattcgaaagacGAGCATTCCAAGACACGGTTTGGATTCATCCGTGCATTCAATCTCCTCATCGTTGGGGTCTCGCTCAGTTTGTGAATGGTCTTCGCTCCTTCTATCtgtgtcaaataaaaattcacagaTGTTAAACTGTTTCAGTATCTTGTACTTTATTGGTTAATTCTTGTGTGgcagagaaaagagaaaaatgttaggttgtctcaaaagattctttcgctttattactaagtaatacatgcacaatattttatgttttatgttacatcactgaattgtgcacgattcattttgctccattactgttacaacatgaatatctatgaaattagattgtctatttatagaaacacgaccacataaaataattgagtgcaactcgcggaggaaactttcgggacaacctaatatttcaagTCTTAGGTAAGATTCTAGCACATACTGATTTTATCATTGCAATGTACTGCATTGCAATGTTACTGTGGAATGCAAGTGTAATCATAATGCAAGTCaaagtgttattattttacttaattttgaTATCATTCATGTATTCTAATTCGACTTATAATCACACGGTTAATCGCAATTAGTTCTCATTAATCAAGACaatgaaattcgtttcgaatgttttatgtaacaaaattcgtaaatttgtatACCATACAAATAGCAACGTAAggtttattaagaaatatctTAAATTCTCCTCTTttcataacatttaaaaaatgccaaaATCTATCCATATCTAGACTAATATTCTTCCTTGAACATTCTTTTTAGACTCTTCcctgtaaatatataatttatcctGTTCGTTTACCAGGACATCCAGATCATAGGGATCCTCAAAGTAATTGGGAACTATGATAGGATGATCGTTTGGGTTCTTCGATCGCAGTTTGACGTATCCTCTGCTTCGAGGTCTCAAAAGTAGCGGAATAACCCAGTATGCATATTCATACAGGATATTTTCGCATAATCGCCCATAGAACTCGTCCTCGACATTGCAGACCCTCTTCCCGAAGAGACCACCGTCCGTATTGTCAGCTTCAGACGACAAGAAGATCTGTATATCAGGATAATCCTCCGAAACATTTGCATATCTGAAAGTATAATTCAGCCCCTGcgttgataaaatatttctaaatgaaCGCTGAATAAGATAATATGCAGATACAATTTTGCACGTCCAAGCTGGATGATAAATCGCTACCGTGTAATGCCTGTATTTTcataatacatacatgtatagtTATAATTATGAAGtatgtttgaaaatgtttgaagacctacagtgggtgtagaaagtattcgtacaccgatcaatttcccaaaaaactttagttttaacttctttttttataatcaatgatattttacatattcttggaagtccctaagatagatatagtccaaacaaaatttactagttaatataatttgtgaaattaacaaaaaaatgcgaaaagtgggtaaaagtatagaagcgaAAAGTacttgtacgattcttatgacgaaccatttaaagtagagtttgtaacgtaaacacattagtttattgctccgtgcaaattagaaaacatcaaatttccaggaaagtacttttaaaaaaggttctaatagaggaatggaaaaagatctcacttcgaataactaataatttagttaatttaatgattagaaaagttacaataattataaaatcataagGAAATCctacgaaggaagtattatatacttataaattaatgtaaatttctctttttttaaatcaagttttaaaaattaaacagttgtgcgaatacttattgcttcaacatttctatcgattaattgtttttttcttgttaatttcgcaacttacataaatagctatcttttttgtactctatctattctagacatttccgagaatatgtagaatgtcattgtttataaaaaataaattaataaattacaatttacataGTTATTtcggaaattgatcggtgtacgaatactttctacacccactgtatctcTTTCAACAGGCCTATGCAGATCAGATTCGACCGATAGAATCCCCtccactttttatttttatgtaagaAAATGTTGGTTGTGCTCCGTTATTGCGTAGTCCgtagtatacagggtgtcccaaaagtcggggaggagctggaaatggggggtagctgagaagattctaaacaacaatttcctttgcaaaaatgtcggatagggcttcgttaaggagatattaagcgaaaaccccgaccaatcagagcgcgcgtagaccgttggagcggccgcggtagcgaaggctacgcgctggcggccgcgcttgtacgcgaacaagtgactcgacgtgcatcgaagcatcgacctagcgcgtagccttcgctaccgcggccgctccaacggtctacgcgcgctctgattggtcggggttttcacttaatatctccttaacgaagccctatccgacatttttgcaaaggaaattgttgttcagaatcttctcagctaccccccatttccggctcctccccgacttttgggacactctgtatttCGCTGTTAATTTCGGTGCTTGGAAGGGGAAATGACCGTGGGAAGGGCGCTACCCCTCGTGGCTTGTTTAGCACGTTGAGCAGGTTAGTCTATGGGTTGGGCCCCCCCACGCGGTCGCTTCCCCTGATTCCACGCGGCGCagtcgagagagaaagacgCCAGTCTAGATCGGATCGCGGAGTAGGGTAGTCACGTTATCTGCATCGATTTATCGCGATCGAAGTAGGGGTAGCCTTTGGTTACACGCGCCGATCTAGGAACTTTTCTGATACAGTGTGTACAGTGATATAGTGTGTTATAacatagtaaatatttaaattttaaaaatagcacAGACTTGTATAAATTCACTTGGCGATCTCATCGACTTTTTATAATACTATTCTTTAAACAATTACAATCTGTAATTCGAAGTCTTCTACCTCGGAAACTGTCGTCCAAAGTATACGTTGATAAAGTTACATTAACTAAgtaagttttattaattttaaaaatttgttagataTATACGGTCATCTTAACCGGTTTCGTTCTCATGGACGTGTTATCTCGCGACGACGATACTGTTTGTATCTGGTCGCAGACGTGTTATCCCGCGACAACCATGCTATTTGTATAAGGTCACAAACGTGTTATACCGCGCCGCGGTACCGGTCGTACAATGCCACGGACGACATATCTCGCGTGCTCCATTATTAGATTAAGaactttaacacgttgatcgccacgtcacccatatatgggtgacagtgcttttcactaaAGAGCTCCAAAAATTGATTCCAaaagttaagtgtcaaagaaaatgaattttaatgaaattcttgaatttcgataacgacacaaaaataaataccacaataaatgtcTGATTACGTAGTTTCCagtagtctgtaaacaaaatttaaacacagtagaaattttcaagagtattagtctggcaatcaacgtgttaattcgGAAAGACGGTAATTTTGGAAAGGGTATATAATAAGGCAAAGCTTTGATTTAaggatatttgtaatttattatttctcttatTATTTCTACAACACCGGTTCGTAAAGAAACCAGCTATTATTGCAAGAATTGTAATGTCGCGTTATGTGCAGTTCCCTGCTTTGAATTGTACCATAcagagaaataatatatttcaaatatcctTAAATCAAAGCTTTGCTTTATTATATATCCTTTCCAAAATGACCGCCTTTCCGAATTAAAGTTCTTAATGGAGCACGCGGGATATGTCGTCCGTGGCATTGTACGACCGATACCGCGGCGCGGTATAACACGTTTGTGACCTTATACAAACAGTATCGTCGTCGCGAGATAACACGTCTATGAGAACGAAACGGTGAATACTAGATTTACGGAGCACGGTGATTTTGAtccatttcaaatttcacacGGTTTTACAGAAAAACCATTTACACTTTTCGTCAACCATTTATCACGAccttttattcatataatgaGACAAGCATAaatccaaattcatttttacttaatttatttatttctctttattaattttaataactcAACTTCACTTACTAAAGCATTACTCCAGTAATAAGAAATGTCCGTAAACCTAATGTcactaattattttacaaatgtttatAGTTCGAAATTTtactatacaaattttactattgttcgaaataaaatttacagttGTTATCGAagtgggcaaaattcttatctagatgcAAATTTAGAATAACAGATAGAAGATTAATAGTAGTTTCATCCAttagttgaataaaaattagaaccTGATTTATGGAACGAAATATTTCTCGATGGGCAATtagaagattaattaattgaacaaatcttataatacatttctacACGGTGGTTTGATTCGTTATCTATTTTAGTTGAGTtgaattttgcccatttctgcTCCGAATTTCCAATGTTTACAAGTAGTTATTACAACTTCCCCAACATGTACCGAATAAATACCAACAGTCccataattttttaagacaCGACAATACATTTAAAAGTTTATCTTTTTCGACGCATGCTGAAAATAGACCATTTTTCGATATCGTCAGTATATTTTCATGACAGAATCGTCAATGGGTCGAAGAATCAGATTCATACCTTCATACTCATACTTACTTAGTATTGATAAAAGCCATAGACTCAGCCATAGGCAACGAGTATAAGGGCCCAGTGTGGTTCACTGCGAATTTCTTGATCGTGTCCGGGGTAACTGATTTCGGTAGAACGAATGTGAAAGGATCGGTACCCGTGTATTCCTCTGGTGGATCCACCAAGTATGTCATACCACCCATCGCCACGTGATCTTGAAGATTTCCACCAACTCCTGGCAACTCGTGCACCACGGGGATCATCATTTTTTCTAGATGATCTTTAGGTCCGATCCCAGATAACATTAACACTTGCGGCGATTGTATTGCACCGGCTGATAGAATTACTTCGCGATTAGCTTTCACCTCCTTCAGTATTCCTCCTGCGCGAAATCGCACGCCATACGCGCTCTTAGATGCTCCATCTGGGAAAGAAGACCACTTTAGTCAGTTTAGGGTACTTCTACTCAGTTTTGAATAGTTCTGGTTGGATTTAGTTTGGTTTCGTTTAACATTGTTTAGTTTTGCTTAGCATTGCTCAGTTTTGAATAGCTTTGTTCTATTNNNNNNNNNNTAgctttgtttcgtttaatttagttttGCTTAGCATTGCTCAGTTTTGGATAACTTTGGATAGCAGATTCGTTGACtatcgtttcaattaaaaatttgaaagagtCCAATAAATTAGGGATATAGACATTTCCTAGGGATTAGAAATTAGGGATATAGAAAGTTAATGCACTTCTTTTCCTATATATTAGTATCGAACGTTATCCAATAGTCTCGTATTTAATAGTTGAAATTTCGAACCAAATAGAaaccaaattttcaattagcTTCTCAAAATAGCTctatattataaaacaaaatataaaggtCTCCTATGTCAATATCTACCCCCAtcagattttcttttaattgagtgatatatattagatatagaaattaattctgtgcctttcaaATTATAAGGTAAACTTGAAGATAAACTTGAACTTgccaattatttaaaaagaaaatctttaGTCCTCGGAACCTTTTACAAACAgccaatttattataataataaagaacaatAGTCAGGGTGTAATAGCTGGtctgtaattttttgaaatatttatatcgaaattcttttaaatatattaaatgtaaacattacCTCTACACCTCTCTAAACAAAACtcaatctttatttaaacaaaaaggaGCAAAcgcaatataaaaatagaagcaACGCTTGCCTTCGCGCACCAAAATCTTCTCCGCGACCGAGTGTATGCTAACATGCAGATTCTTCCTCTTCGAAGCCGATCGAAGGAAAGCCTTCGCGGTGCTGCAACGAAGCCCATCCCTCACTGTAGCATGTGAGTACGTAATTCCAGTTTGAACAGGTCCATTCGAATCTACCAGTTCGTAACCCATTTCGGTGACTCCTTTTACCATGTAATTAGTTATGGGTGTACGGTACTTAAAATGCTCTACGGTGAGGTATCCACCTGTTTGGTGGTACGgcgaattttcaaattctttgaTCCTCATGTCTTCGGACTTCTTGAAGTAGGGCAACACGTTTTCGTAACTCCATCCTGGATTACCTAGCATTTCCCAGCCATCGTAGTCTTTCTTATTGCCACGGATGTAGAGCATCGCGTTTAGTACACTACTTCCACCGAGGACCTACGGTATTTCAATGGGAATTTCATGAACGATCCGGTCTAAAAACTCATGGTCGtgaataatatacagggtgtccacgctaaagtgtgacagatgcatattttcaataactattgatgatacgaaaaaattgattcggaAGGGAATTGTTAACAAGATGGAGCCAAGATAGAAGCTTGGATTCAAGTTTTCAGACAAGATCGAGAGCGAGGGTTATGTTTTGATTGCAGCAGGTCAAACTTAAGGGATGAGAATAAATGTTGAAGGTACACTGATTGAGGAATTCTAAATTTCTTCCATTAATAAATGAGATTGTTAATTTTGAAGGAAAATGTGAATTAAATTCTGAGGATGCGctctttttattaacaaatgttATCTTGCAACCTATGATTGAAGCGTTCACTGCGCAAGTTGATTAACTCCAtcagttacataaaaattataagattACTGACGATGAtcccttaaccctttggactcgaggcctttttttctggtatctaccagcaactcaagatgtttcttagcattctatcgccatgaattctaagctatttagatttgagaataagctCACCATTACCTCAccgataatcattttattgacactttgaactccaaagaaattaaacctaaaggaacTTTAGGTGTTGCAAATTTGCTGcttgaaacctaatggtgattgagagtcacctctcgagtgcaaagggttaatattagGGGTGTGCGAGATCCCGGTCGGGACGGAAATTCctcccgggatcgggatgaaatcccgagaatttcaaaatcctgaatacatccgggattcccaagaatttcgagatcccgtaaatgttcgggattcccaggaatttcgagatcccgtacattcggattgctgaaattttcaagaataacaatactttcggaaatcccagatattattctatatcccgtacattgtcaggaatcccgaacattttcgagatcccgtacatTCTCGGGAGTCCCGGATTTTTGCGGGATCTCGTAtgttctcgggaatcccgaatattctcgagaatcccgaatattttcgggaatcccggatattttacgagaatcccgaatattttcgggaatcccgcacacccctagtaaatatcaataaatgtaattcaatttaatttgccATACCTTGCCACGTGGCCAGTTGCACTTGCGATTCTTCATAGCTAGACAATACCCTTCCGAAGGTTCCGTTTTAAATTGCCAATCCAATGGCGAGAGCTGTAAAACCGGCAACGCGACTGGTACGTCCGATATTTGTGGTTCGTCGGGGCCAGCCTCCAACAATAACACCGTCCAGTTACCATTT
This genomic interval carries:
- the LOC128885230 gene encoding glucose dehydrogenase [FAD, quinone]-like, with the protein product MATIGRLSALRIAMSFGPELSFLILLRMLINMHRPDIADREHRVKPISPVNIQSSYDFVIIGGGSAGAVMANRLSENGNWTVLLLEAGPDEPQISDVPVALPVLQLSPLDWQFKTEPSEGYCLAMKNRKCNWPRGKVLGGSSVLNAMLYIRGNKKDYDGWEMLGNPGWSYENVLPYFKKSEDMRIKEFENSPYHQTGGYLTVEHFKYRTPITNYMVKGVTEMGYELVDSNGPVQTGITYSHATVRDGLRCSTAKAFLRSASKRKNLHVSIHSVAEKILVREDGASKSAYGVRFRAGGILKEVKANREVILSAGAIQSPQVLMLSGIGPKDHLEKMMIPVVHELPGVGGNLQDHVAMGGMTYLVDPPEEYTGTDPFTFVLPKSVTPDTIKKFAVNHTGPLYSLPMAESMAFINTKYANVSEDYPDIQIFLSSEADNTDGGLFGKRVCNVEDEFYGRLCENILYEYAYWVIPLLLRPRSRGYVKLRSKNPNDHPIIVPNYFEDPYDLDVLIEGAKTIHKLSETPTMRRLNARMNPNRVLECSSFEYLSDDYWRCFARHYTMTIYHPSGTCKMGPASDSMAVVDSRLKVHGIDGLRVIDASIMPKVVSGNTNAPTIMIAEKGADMIKEDWKYK